The genomic interval CCTCGGCATTCCCATCGACAAAAACTGGCGTCAACACAATCTCTACGTCACCGCCTTGGTGTTGCAGCCAGGTGAGCAGAAAAATCTTATCACCCCCACGCGCAGTTTTGGTCTGGCACACTTAGCGCTCGATCGAAGTAAACGCAAACTTGCCATTTCTCTCGATGTGGCGGAAAAAATTCTGCCCGAGCAAACCTATCACGTTAACCTTGAGGTGACATCGAACGGCGGTAACGCGCCGAGTGGCGATGTCTTTGTCACCCTTGCCGCCGTCGATGTCGGCGTATTGAGCATCAGTAACTTTCAAACACCTGATCCTTTCGCACACTTTTTTGGCCAGCGACGCTATAGCGTCGATAGCCGGGATATCTATGGCAACCTGATTGAAGTGAACAATGCCGCAAAAGCAACACTGCGTTTCGGCGGCGATAGCGACATCAGTCGCGGCGGTAAAGAGCCCCAGTCGGAAGTGCAAATTGTGTCGCTGTTTAGCGGCCCCATTAAACTCGACAATGGCAAGGCCAATATTGCCCTGCAAATTCCAGATTTTAACGGCCGCCTGCGGCTCATGGCCGTGGCATTTTCCGACCAAGCCTTTGGCAGCACCGAGGCCGAAGTCACCGTCGCCGCCCCCATAGTCACACAGTTATCACTGCCGCGTTTCCTGGCCTTAGGCGATAGCGCCTCGCTCGCCCTCGATGTGCACAACCTAAGTGATGCCGAGCAAAAGCTTGAGGTAAAACTCAGCGCCGATGGCCCGATAAAAATGTCGGCGGGCTCAAAAACCCTAAGCTTGGCCGACAAAGAAAAAGCCACACTACTCTTTCCCATCGAGGCTACAGGCTATAGCGGCGCAGCCACTGTTTCGCTAACAGTTTCCGGCAATACAACCGACACCTTTAGCCGACACTGGCAGCTCGGCGTGCGGCCGGCCTACCCAGCCGTGATCAAGCAAGAAACAAAAACGCTAAATAATAAAGAGGTATTTCAACTCAGTGGCGAGCAGATAAAAGATTTATTGCCAGACTCAGTGCAAGCTTCGGTAAGTGCGTCGTCGCAAGTTAATTTAAATATCGACAGCCAGCTGAAAAATCTACTCGCCTACCCCTACGGCTGCCTGGAGCAGACCAGCAGCCGCGCCTATCCCTTAACCTTTGCCAGCCAAGAAAATCAACGGCGCTTTCACCTGCCGGTTATCGAAGACGCAAAGCGCTTTGATATGATCGAGAAAGGCATAGATCATATAGCCACCCTGCAACTCAGCAACGGCGGCTTTGGCCTGTGGAGCAACAGCTCCAGCGAAGAGCATTGGCTGACCGCCTATGTGGCCGACTTTTTACTCAATGCGCGAGCGGCGGGTATTGCCGTGGCACCAGAGCTGATCGATAAAACCCTGCGCCGGTTAACCCAGTACATTAGCCGCTCTGGCAGTTTCGTCGATCAGCGCTGGAGTGAAGATAGCAGGCACTACACTTTCGCCTATAAAGCTTACGCAGCCTACGTGCTGGCGCAGGTAAACCAAGCGCCACTCGGCGCCCTGCGCTCACTGCACGACAACCAACTCAAGCACGCCAAAACCGGCTTGGCCAAGGTGCAGCTAGGGCTTGCCTTAGTGCGTATGGGCGACGCCACGCGCGGTAATGCAGCAATCAAAGAGGGGCTAGCAACAAAATCAGATGGCCGGCAATACTACGGTGACTACGGCAGCGAGATTCGCGACAGTGCGATGATCATTCACCTACTGCTAGAAAATAATCTGTACACCTCAGAAGCCGCAACGCTGAGTTTTAGCTTGGCACAGCAACTCAGAAGCCAGCAATGGTTCAGCACCCAGGAGCGCAACGCGTTATTTTTAGCGGGGATATCGCTACAGAGCCACCTTGCCAACAGCTGGCAAGCCAAGGTCATACTTGGTGCCGCTGAAACTGCCATCGACCAAGATAGCGGCTATCAAAAAAATCTAAGCAGCGCAGACTTAACCGCCGGTTTTAGTATTACCTCGTTAAACGACAAGCCGATTTTTGTGTCCAGCATGATCAGCGGCTACAGCAAGACCAAACCCGCCGCACACAGCGAAGGCTTGCAGATAGAGCGAACTTGGTACGACAAATCGGGTCAGCCGGTGCAACCCAGTCAAGTTTCCGTGGGTGAGCTCTTTATTGTGCACCTTCGGGTTAGCGCCGATAAGCGAACGCCCGATGCACTAGTGGTTGATTTGCTGCCAGCAGGTTTCGAATTGGAAAATCAAAATTTAGACAGCGCCATCAAACTGGATAACTTCAGTGTCGATCAGCAACCGCTAGCGCAACTCCTCAACAATACCCAACTTAAACACCAAGAGTACCGCGATGATCGCTATGTTGCGGCGCTCGACGTTAACCACTACCAAGCCGCACATTTGTTTTATTTAATGCGCGCGGTCACGCCAGGTACTTACCAAGTACCCTCGCCCTTGGTGGAAGATATGTATCGGCCCGAGCGCCGGGGACTGGGCGAAACCATGGATCGCATTACCATTAATAACGTCGCTAAATAATGCAGCTCAACCATGCTCAAGCATAAAGTCTGGCGGCGGCTTTTTAGCCGCCCCATGTTTTTACCCTTACGCGCCCGTCGGCTGTGGCGATTATTTTTGCGAGCTATCTTCTTAAGCGCGAGTCTTGCGCTTTCGCTACTCATTGCCGACGTGTGCCTGCCTCTACAACTTCCCGCCGACAACCAATTCTTTGCCCGCACCTTGGTCGATGAATCGGGCCGGCCACTGCGCGCCTTTGCCGATCAGAAGGGTATCTGGCGCTACCCCATCACACTCGAACAGGTATCGCCACGCTATGTCGAAGCCCTATTGGCCTATGAAGATCGCTGGTTTTGGCATCACCCAGGTATCAACCCAGTGGCTCTAGCACGGGCCTTGGTATTGAATATTCAGCACGATCGCATTGTCTCGGGCGGCTCCACCCTATCCATGCAAGTGGCGCGCTTACTGCACCCGCACTCGCGCACGGTCATGGGGAAATTGCAGCAAATCTTGCGCACCCTGCAACTCGAGTGGCATCTGAGTAAAACTGAAATATTAACGCTGTATTTAAATATCGCGCCCTTCGGCGGCACCATCGAAGGTGTACAAGCGGCAAGCTATACCTACCTCAATAAATCGGCCGATAATCTCACCGATGCCGAGGCCGCCTTACTCGCCGTGCTTCCGCAGTCACCCACCCGCTTAAGGCCCGACTTACACCCTCAAGCCGCCGAGCTGGCGCGCAATAAAGTGCTAGATAGATTGAGCGAGTTTGCGCTTTGGTCGAGCGCGAGAGTTGCCGACGCCAAACTCGAAACGGTATACGCTGCGCGCGCGCAGCAAGAGCAAATCGCACCCTTATTAGCACGTCGCTTATTGCACCAGGGCGACGGCCAGCGCGCCATTGAAACCACCCTAGACGGCGAGCTTCAACGCGGCCTCGAAGATTACCTCGCCAACACCATCAATAACTTTCCCGCGCAAACTTCCGCCGCTATTTTGGTGGTAGACAATCGCAACGGCGCGGTCAAAGCGTACTTAGGCTCTGCAAACTTTGCCGATTCAACGCGCTTTGGCCATGTGGATATGATCACCGCTATTCGCTCGCCCGGCTCCACCTTGAAACCCTTTCTATTTGCCAAGGCCATAGACGCCGGCATGATACATTCGGAATCCCTATTAGCCGATGTTCCGCGCAGCTGGGGTAATTACCGCCCCTCAAACTTCAACAGCGGCTTCATCGGGCCGGTGTCGGCCAGCAGCGCCCTGCAGCGTTCACTCAACATGCCCTTCGTCGAACTACTCGACAGATACGGGCCAAAGCGATTTAGCACCGAGCTAGAAAATGCTGGCCTACAACTCCACACCCCGGGTGGCGAGCCCAATTTGGCATTGATTCTGGGTGGCACTGGCGCGAGCCTTGAACAATTGGTGCAAAGCTATACGGCGCTCGCCAATAACGGTTTAGTGCGGCCGCTGGTCTTTTTAAAGCAGCAATTAAACGAACCCAAACAGGCGCGCTATTTACTCTCGCCGCAAAGCGCCTGGATAACCCAAAAAGTATTGGCCGATATCGCGCGGCCGGGTTCGCTCAACACCCTTGCACACACGCAACAGCAACAAACTCTGGCCTGGAAAACCGGCACCAGTTACGGCTTTCGCGATAGCTGGGCCATCGGCGTGAGCGCCAACTACAGCATCGGTGTTTGGGTGGGCAGGCCCGATGGCACGGCACTGCCTGGGCACAGCGGGCGGGAATCTGCCGCGCCGATATTGTTTTCAGTGGCAGACTATTTGCGCATCGGTCGCGCCCATACACCGCAACCATCGGGCATCACGCAACAAGAAATTTGTTGGCCACTCGGCTCTGCGTCTACAGCACTGGCCAAATACAGCAGTGAAGAAACACAGAGTTTTTGCCATCAACGACGCAAGGCTTGGGTAGCCAACAACGTCATTCCGCCCACCTGGCATAAAGCCGACAGCGATAGCTGGCAAACCAATCCGCTGGTTTATTGGCAGCCTAAATCAGGCAACAGCGAAAAACACACGAACTGCCAACAAAGGGCGCAACACACTCACGCCGAAAAAGTGTCGGTCGCGCTCTGGCCAAAGGTATTAGAGCCCTGGATAAAATATGAATACACTCGTGCGGCACAAATTCCTTCCGCGGTGAGCCTTTGTAATGGTTGGTACAACCCCGCCAGCAGGCTAAAAATTATCGGTATTGCCGAGGGTAACAGTTACCGAGCGGCAAACAATTCCCACACCAAGCCAAGTATTAGCCTGAGCAGCGTTGGCGGTTCGGGCCAACGGCATTGGTATTTCAATGGCATTCGCAAATACAGCTTAGATGCCGGTCAAACGGTGACCCACGCGCTCGAACAAAAAGGTGCCATCCAAATTCTTGTAGTCGACGACGGCGGCGACGTGGATCAGGTAACTATCAACCTGCTCTAGTCATTACGCTTAACACAGGCAAAAAAATCCCCGCATAAGGCGGCAATGCTGTTCACTTAAGAGGAGCGGCATTGCGATTTACTGGGTATCGGGTCTTTGATATTTTAACGGTCCGAGGGGTTGTTGGCCTCGGACGCCTCTCTAAAAACAGGCTGCCAATACCTGACCTCAGCTCTGACAGTCGTCGACCCGTTCCAGATATAGGATTAGAAGCCGCCATCACAATCAACTGAACCGCTATATAATCACATACCGGTTTGAAGCGGATTTCAGACGGGGCGCGATCAAAACTTACCGCCGCCATCGAGGCTTCCCGCCTAATTATGTTGTAGCTCAGTAACAACCCCCAGAGCTCTTGGTACACCAGATCAACTTTCTTACTTCGCAACGTAATCGCATTGTTTTGCATAGCGCTTTTGATGTCTCGGAATCCAAGCTCTATTTCCCATCGCTCTTTGTAAAGCTCTGAGATGTGAGCCGCGCTGAATCTCTCAACAGGTAAAGAGGTCATCACCGATTTAACACCAGACTTGACCTTGTAAGTAACTCTTCGAGCCTGCCATGTTTCTGGCAGCTCGGGATTCTTCTTTCTAGCCTGTGGGGAAACCTTCATTTGAATAAGCTCATCACCATCGCCATAGGTTTCAATGACTTCATGTACGAGCCCTTTTCTCTCTGGTATTAGCCAGTGGCGGTCAGAGCCTTGCTGGCTGAGTGTTAGCATGAAGTTTGCACTCCAAAAACCTTTATCAAACAAGGTCACAGAGCTTTCCGGAATGCTTGATAAGAAGGTCTCAGCAAGTGGGATTTCGCCTCGACGATAAGGACTAATTTGAGCGTCAACCATGATATGAGAGCGCACGTTCATCAAGGCGACAAGTCTCAACATGGGAAACGGCGTTTGCCGCGTAGATGACGTATTACCCGAACCAAAGTGCTCTCGAAGCTCTGGTGTATCCTGGGTGCGAAATAGCGCCCCATCTACCGCCATCACCCTCAAACCGTTCCATTCATCTTCCGAATAGCGTTCGCGCCCCCAGTGCGTACCTGTTTGTCGAAACAACCACTCTACGGGCTCGGAGCCCAGTCGTTTCCGGGCATTAGTGACACCACTTCGAGCTAACAGACTGTCAGAGGCCAGGCCTTGTGCGCATATATTTAAACGTCTAGCCACTTCATGCACAGGTTCATTGCGAAACATCGCCATACCCAAGACAAGCCAGAGCACTTGGTCTGATGGTAGTCGGCGTCGTCTAATCGTCGCGGAGGCACTCAAGCGCAGTGCAGACTCAATCCACTCGATAGGTATGTTTTGCGTGAATGAGCTAACGTCAGAGAAGTTAAAGAGGTCACTTAGGTCGAGCAGATCTCTCTGAAAGTCCATAAAAAAATCCGATGATGTTCCCATCACCGGATTTTCTACAAAGCCCTGCTCTAATTCAATTGCTTAAGTGAACAGCATTGCGCATAAGGCGGGGATTT from Simiduia curdlanivorans carries:
- a CDS encoding alpha-2-macroglobulin family protein; this translates as MKWMLPLLTLLLLGCSQDKSTEANIESTQPEAAFNLAQVKQDYPDTALSVLDVSERDLDGRNAIAVTLSVPINPEDNIQRYFSISSKGGALVDGAWAVSKSGKTVWFPYTEPNTEYEITTYQGLVAANGQRLASNHFTALRTRHLNPSFNFDTRGHFLSAGIGNGLPISSVNVNDINIDFFRIDSDNISRFLQEMHQRGNYYWGVDELTQLGELVYSGRYQLDGEKNTRTQRSIDVGNNPALKNAGVYLAVMSAAGKYDDKQLVWFAVTDLGLHARQYQNQLDVYVSSLNSGTALESVTVRLLNAQSTLLSERTTTPDGLASFTPIDNSAELIVAQQGDHYSVVEVRKPALDLSEFDLGKRPQLPVELFVYTPRDLFRPGEVIDFNGLIRDGDGRHAAATVLNAELRSPDGSSVKSFKWQAQAAGYYHYPWQVPSNAMLGNWQLIVTGSLRQPVSYSFKVEEFLPERMKLNFNLNAEATEGARIVSQAQETITVPVLGEYLYGAPAAGNRLSTQVFVKPWRNPVEALKHYSFGNVNEANLKQEFDLEDINLDEQGQALLKIDSQWRSAQSPLQVKLISSLYESGGRPVSRAYSTLVWPHEYLIGIQAEFGDKNPEANSRVNFDLIKASLSGALANATNIDIKLIQEDRQYFWVYDNNQGWHYEWTDKEFVEQSRTIDLSGDQPTRLQLPVNYGSYRLEARDPDSGQITSIRFYAGYDWYSRWQDSQSGDATARPDKVIIALDKAHYRAGDIAQVNILPPSAGEALIMVEGDGPLWMKRISIEKEGTTLGIPIDKNWRQHNLYVTALVLQPGEQKNLITPTRSFGLAHLALDRSKRKLAISLDVAEKILPEQTYHVNLEVTSNGGNAPSGDVFVTLAAVDVGVLSISNFQTPDPFAHFFGQRRYSVDSRDIYGNLIEVNNAAKATLRFGGDSDISRGGKEPQSEVQIVSLFSGPIKLDNGKANIALQIPDFNGRLRLMAVAFSDQAFGSTEAEVTVAAPIVTQLSLPRFLALGDSASLALDVHNLSDAEQKLEVKLSADGPIKMSAGSKTLSLADKEKATLLFPIEATGYSGAATVSLTVSGNTTDTFSRHWQLGVRPAYPAVIKQETKTLNNKEVFQLSGEQIKDLLPDSVQASVSASSQVNLNIDSQLKNLLAYPYGCLEQTSSRAYPLTFASQENQRRFHLPVIEDAKRFDMIEKGIDHIATLQLSNGGFGLWSNSSSEEHWLTAYVADFLLNARAAGIAVAPELIDKTLRRLTQYISRSGSFVDQRWSEDSRHYTFAYKAYAAYVLAQVNQAPLGALRSLHDNQLKHAKTGLAKVQLGLALVRMGDATRGNAAIKEGLATKSDGRQYYGDYGSEIRDSAMIIHLLLENNLYTSEAATLSFSLAQQLRSQQWFSTQERNALFLAGISLQSHLANSWQAKVILGAAETAIDQDSGYQKNLSSADLTAGFSITSLNDKPIFVSSMISGYSKTKPAAHSEGLQIERTWYDKSGQPVQPSQVSVGELFIVHLRVSADKRTPDALVVDLLPAGFELENQNLDSAIKLDNFSVDQQPLAQLLNNTQLKHQEYRDDRYVAALDVNHYQAAHLFYLMRAVTPGTYQVPSPLVEDMYRPERRGLGETMDRITINNVAK
- the pbpC gene encoding penicillin-binding protein 1C, which codes for MLKHKVWRRLFSRPMFLPLRARRLWRLFLRAIFLSASLALSLLIADVCLPLQLPADNQFFARTLVDESGRPLRAFADQKGIWRYPITLEQVSPRYVEALLAYEDRWFWHHPGINPVALARALVLNIQHDRIVSGGSTLSMQVARLLHPHSRTVMGKLQQILRTLQLEWHLSKTEILTLYLNIAPFGGTIEGVQAASYTYLNKSADNLTDAEAALLAVLPQSPTRLRPDLHPQAAELARNKVLDRLSEFALWSSARVADAKLETVYAARAQQEQIAPLLARRLLHQGDGQRAIETTLDGELQRGLEDYLANTINNFPAQTSAAILVVDNRNGAVKAYLGSANFADSTRFGHVDMITAIRSPGSTLKPFLFAKAIDAGMIHSESLLADVPRSWGNYRPSNFNSGFIGPVSASSALQRSLNMPFVELLDRYGPKRFSTELENAGLQLHTPGGEPNLALILGGTGASLEQLVQSYTALANNGLVRPLVFLKQQLNEPKQARYLLSPQSAWITQKVLADIARPGSLNTLAHTQQQQTLAWKTGTSYGFRDSWAIGVSANYSIGVWVGRPDGTALPGHSGRESAAPILFSVADYLRIGRAHTPQPSGITQQEICWPLGSASTALAKYSSEETQSFCHQRRKAWVANNVIPPTWHKADSDSWQTNPLVYWQPKSGNSEKHTNCQQRAQHTHAEKVSVALWPKVLEPWIKYEYTRAAQIPSAVSLCNGWYNPASRLKIIGIAEGNSYRAANNSHTKPSISLSSVGGSGQRHWYFNGIRKYSLDAGQTVTHALEQKGAIQILVVDDGGDVDQVTINLL
- a CDS encoding IS4 family transposase; the protein is MDFQRDLLDLSDLFNFSDVSSFTQNIPIEWIESALRLSASATIRRRRLPSDQVLWLVLGMAMFRNEPVHEVARRLNICAQGLASDSLLARSGVTNARKRLGSEPVEWLFRQTGTHWGRERYSEDEWNGLRVMAVDGALFRTQDTPELREHFGSGNTSSTRQTPFPMLRLVALMNVRSHIMVDAQISPYRRGEIPLAETFLSSIPESSVTLFDKGFWSANFMLTLSQQGSDRHWLIPERKGLVHEVIETYGDGDELIQMKVSPQARKKNPELPETWQARRVTYKVKSGVKSVMTSLPVERFSAAHISELYKERWEIELGFRDIKSAMQNNAITLRSKKVDLVYQELWGLLLSYNIIRREASMAAVSFDRAPSEIRFKPVCDYIAVQLIVMAASNPISGTGRRLSELRSGIGSLFLERRPRPTTPRTVKISKTRYPVNRNAAPLK